The proteins below are encoded in one region of Brachionichthys hirsutus isolate HB-005 chromosome 12, CSIRO-AGI_Bhir_v1, whole genome shotgun sequence:
- the arsh gene encoding arylsulfatase D, which yields MLALSLTSAEQMDRKPNFVLMMVDDLGIGDVGCYGNNTIRTPNIDRLASEGVKLTQHIAAAPLCSPSRAAFMTGRYALRSGMDSVGIAPVLLFLGGSGGLPPSETTFPKRLQRQGYTTGLVGKWHLGVSCEHRGDHCHHPNRHGFSYFYGLPFTLFDDCLPGEESPIMPGTQESFQHLSMLLGIGFITLVCLRVLGLFSISPSLLIALFIFIVLGTAVWYIPFKWLRMWNCIIMRNHEVIEQPFTIETVPQRLLDESMNFIKSNADRPFLLFFSLVHIHTPLFKNPAFAGKSRHGRYGDNLKEMDWMIGKVTDMVDSLGLTNNTLMYFTSDHGGHLELSDSEIGQTGGWNGIYKGGKFMGGWEGGIRVPGIFRWPGRLAAGRVVDEPTSLMDLYPTLKHLAKDTQPDRHLDGYNLMPLLEGKVERSEHEFLFHYCGVKLNAVRWHPPGSDSVYKVHFVTPKFSPPGAIGCYDTVMCLCHGDQTHHNPPLLYDIFHDPSESLPLTSDTEPRYSEILQRTARAVEKHEITLSAATVESQMTLDKILWRPWLQPCCGTFPFCGCKENMTDISERTSEF from the exons ATGTTAGCGCTGAGCCTTACCAGCGCGGAGCAAATGGACAGGAAGCCCAACTTTGTCCTGATGATGGTGGATGACTTGGGAATCGGTGATGTGGGATGCTATGGTAACAACACCATCAG GACTCCTAACATTGACAGGCTTGCATCAGAAGGTGTAAAGCTGACTCAGCACATTGCAGCTGCTCCGCTCTGCTCTCCAAGCCGGGCAGCTTTTATGACAGGGCGCTACGCCCTCCGCTCAG GGATGGACAGCGTGGGCATAGCGCCGGTGCTACTCTTCCTTGGAGGTTCGGGGGGGCTTCCACCAAGTGAGACCACCTTTCCCAAGAGGCTGCAGCGGCAAGGATACACCACTGGCCTAGTCG GCAAGTGGCACTTAGGTGTCAGCTGTGAACACCGAGGAGACCACTGCCACCATCCTAACCGTCACGGCTTCAGCTACTTCTACGGCTTGCCTTTCACCCTTTTCGATGATTGTCTGCCTGGAGAAGAATCTCCTATAATGCCAGGCACCCAGGAATCGTTCCAACATCTCTCCATGTTGCTTGGAATCGGATTCATCACGTTG GTATGTCTCCGTGTGCTTGGCCTTTTCTCAATCAGCCCGTCGCTCCTGATAgcgcttttcattttcattgtccTTGGAACCGCCGTCTGGTATATACCATTTAAATGGCTGCGGATGTGGAACTGCATCATCATGAGGAACCACGAGGTGATCGAACAGCCGTTTACAATCGAGACGGTTCCGCAGAGGCTTCTGGATGAGTCTATGAATTTCATTAAGAG TAATGCCGATCGtccgttcctcctcttcttctctttggtCCACATCCACACTCCACTCTTTAAAAACCCTGCCTTTGCTGGCAAAAGTCGCCATGGTCGCTATGGTGACAACCTTAAGGAAATGGACTGGATGATCG GCAAAGTAACAGACATGGTGGATTCCCTCGGCCTCACCAACAATACTCTGATGTACTTTACCTCGGACCACGGTGGACATCTAGAGTTGTCTGATTCGGAGATTGGTCAGACGGGAGGTTGGAACGGAATCTATAAAG GTGGAAAATTCATGGGAGGATGGGAGGGCGGGATCAGGGTGCCAGGCATTTTCCGCTGGCCAGGCAGACTGGCTGCAGGAAGAGTAGTGGACGAACCCACCAGTCTCATGGACCTGTATCCAACACTGAAACATTTGGCCAAGGACACACAACCAGACAG ACATTTGGATGGCTACAACCTCATGCCGCTGCTGGAGGGCAAGGTAGAGCGATCAGAGCATGAATTCCTGTTCCACTACTGTGGAGTCAAGCTGAATGCAGTGCGCTGGCACCCACCTGGAA GTGACTCTGTCTACAAAGTGCACTTTGTCACTCCCAAGTTTTCTCCGCCTGGAGCCATTGGATGCTATGATACTGTCATGTGTTTGTGTCATGGAGATCAAACACACCACAATCCGCCACTGCTGTATGACATTTTCCACGATCCCTCGGAGTCCCTTCCACTGACATCAGATACTGAGCCACGGTACTCTGAAATCCTTCAGCGTACTGCCAGAGCTGTGGAGAAACATGAAATCACCCTCA GTGCGGCGACCGTTGAAAGCCAAATGACA